In the genome of Desulfovibrio aminophilus DSM 12254, one region contains:
- a CDS encoding chemotaxis protein — translation MAKKTEILLETGTNELEILEFHIDEQTPAGPVPCHFGVNVAKVMQVIESPRLTHPESATHASFLGVIPLRDHILPVIDLAVWLGLDKAAHDQEVVIVTEFSQAVTGFLVSGVTEIHRVGWPEVIPPSKALGRVDTASIVGLVEREGRFIQLLDLEYILADLDPACSTRAWSTSAHAEARYSALVADDSATIRTMLQNNLEAAGFEVLMANNGSEAMDKLQEVKNAAHDSGKPVTDFLDVLISDIEMPLMDGFTLTKSVKNDPVLKTLPVILYSSIITDELRHKGESVGADAQVAKPDLDQMARTAITLISGAGVVGS, via the coding sequence ATGGCCAAGAAGACGGAAATCCTCCTGGAGACCGGCACCAACGAACTGGAAATCCTGGAGTTCCACATCGACGAGCAGACCCCGGCCGGGCCCGTGCCCTGTCACTTCGGGGTCAACGTGGCCAAGGTCATGCAGGTCATCGAGAGCCCCCGGCTCACGCACCCGGAATCGGCCACCCACGCCTCCTTCCTGGGCGTCATTCCCTTGCGGGACCACATCCTGCCGGTCATCGACCTGGCCGTCTGGCTCGGCCTGGACAAGGCCGCCCACGACCAGGAGGTGGTCATCGTCACGGAGTTCAGCCAGGCCGTCACCGGCTTCCTCGTCTCCGGCGTCACCGAGATCCACCGCGTGGGCTGGCCCGAGGTCATCCCGCCGTCCAAGGCCCTGGGCCGCGTGGACACGGCCAGCATCGTGGGCTTGGTGGAACGCGAGGGCCGTTTCATCCAGCTCCTGGACCTGGAATACATCCTGGCCGACCTGGACCCGGCCTGCTCGACCCGGGCCTGGAGCACCTCGGCCCACGCCGAGGCGCGCTACAGCGCCCTGGTGGCCGACGACTCCGCCACCATCCGGACCATGCTCCAGAACAACCTGGAGGCCGCCGGATTCGAAGTCCTCATGGCCAACAACGGCTCCGAGGCCATGGACAAGCTCCAGGAGGTCAAGAACGCGGCCCACGACTCCGGCAAGCCCGTCACCGATTTTCTGGACGTGCTCATCTCGGACATCGAGATGCCGCTCATGGACGGGTTCACCCTGACCAAGTCCGTGAAGAACGACCCCGTGCTCAAGACCCTGCCCGTGATCCTCTACTCCTCCATCATCACCGACGAGCTGCGGCACAAGGGCGAGAGCGTGGGGGCCGACGCCCAGGTGGCCAAGCCGGACCTGGACCAGATGGCCCGCACCGCGATCACCCTCATATCCGGGGCCGGTGTCGTCGGTTCATAG
- a CDS encoding PHP domain-containing protein, which produces MSIDLHTHSTASDGTDSPAEMVRKALAAGLSALGLTDHDTVGGLDELRRAGAEAGLRVVPGVELSASAPPGSGPLHLVGLWLPERPENLLRLLRWVLDAREDRNREVADKLAALGTGVTYDEVRELAGGVVGRPHFAQALLRRRAVTSLEEAFRRYLGRWGKAYAPKAKLTPAQALEALRADGATPVLAHPGLLGLSPAELEPVVRHLRDLGLEAIEVHYPEHSPRQMDQYAALAGRLGLLPSGGSDYHGAVKPGLLLGRGKGSLCVPDSVLDRLREHRAKQGLWT; this is translated from the coding sequence ATGAGCATCGACCTGCACACCCACTCCACGGCCTCGGACGGCACGGATTCGCCCGCCGAGATGGTGCGCAAGGCCCTGGCCGCCGGACTTTCCGCCCTGGGCCTCACGGACCACGACACCGTGGGCGGCCTGGACGAGCTGCGCCGGGCCGGGGCCGAGGCCGGGCTGCGCGTGGTCCCCGGGGTGGAGCTGTCGGCCTCCGCGCCGCCGGGTTCCGGGCCGCTGCACCTGGTGGGGCTCTGGCTGCCCGAACGGCCGGAGAACCTGCTCCGGCTGCTCCGATGGGTTCTGGACGCCCGCGAGGACCGCAACCGCGAGGTGGCCGACAAGCTGGCCGCCCTGGGCACGGGCGTGACCTACGACGAGGTCCGGGAGCTGGCCGGGGGCGTGGTGGGCCGTCCGCACTTCGCCCAGGCGCTTCTGAGGCGCAGGGCCGTGACCTCGCTGGAAGAGGCCTTCCGCCGCTACCTGGGGCGCTGGGGCAAGGCCTACGCGCCCAAGGCCAAGCTCACCCCGGCCCAGGCCTTGGAGGCCTTGCGCGCCGACGGGGCCACCCCGGTGCTGGCCCATCCCGGCCTGCTGGGCCTGTCCCCGGCCGAGCTGGAGCCGGTGGTCCGCCATTTGCGCGACCTGGGCCTGGAGGCCATCGAGGTCCACTATCCCGAGCATTCCCCGCGCCAGATGGACCAGTACGCGGCCCTGGCCGGGCGGCTGGGGCTTCTGCCCTCGGGCGGCAGCGACTACCACGGCGCGGTCAAGCCCGGCCTGCTCCTGGGCCGGGGCAAGGGCTCCCTCTGCGTGCCGGATTCCGTGCTCGACCGCCTGCGCGAACACCGGGCGAAACAGGGCCTGTGGACCTGA
- a CDS encoding cytochrome c3 family protein: protein MREPIPGRHERGRPSPAPAAAVLILVLALAAHPAFVPPAGASGHGAPAPRMGDTRQAAPENYSHGAEGFWSPANMPKDGHLTWPAQRTRPPVFFSHARHIHGGRTACRSCHHKEPASCSAEAACHSLITREDEPPRSLHRAFHLPDSPRSCLGCHARFKANYLPHGPLECGRCHR from the coding sequence ATGCGTGAGCCCATCCCGGGACGTCATGAGCGGGGGCGTCCGTCACCCGCCCCGGCCGCGGCGGTCCTGATCCTCGTGCTCGCCCTGGCGGCGCATCCGGCCTTCGTTCCTCCTGCCGGGGCGAGCGGCCACGGCGCGCCCGCGCCCCGCATGGGCGACACCCGGCAGGCGGCTCCGGAGAATTACAGCCACGGCGCGGAGGGCTTCTGGTCCCCGGCGAACATGCCCAAGGACGGCCACCTGACCTGGCCCGCCCAGCGCACCCGGCCGCCGGTCTTCTTCTCCCACGCCCGCCACATTCACGGCGGCCGCACCGCCTGCCGGAGCTGCCACCACAAGGAGCCCGCGAGCTGCTCCGCCGAGGCGGCCTGCCATTCCCTGATCACCCGCGAAGACGAACCGCCCCGATCCCTGCACCGGGCCTTCCACCTGCCGGATTCGCCGCGCAGCTGCCTGGGCTGCCACGCCCGCTTCAAGGCCAACTACCTGCCGCACGGGCCGCTGGAATGCGGCCGCTGCCACCGCTGA
- the mutM gene encoding bifunctional DNA-formamidopyrimidine glycosylase/DNA-(apurinic or apyrimidinic site) lyase produces the protein MPELPEVETIARGLDPALRGRRIRSVDVLDAISAPQGPKPFAKRLAGRRVLAVRRRAKLLLLDLESDLVLAVHLRMTGGVTADLDTDEVRRFARIRFNLEDGGFFVFTDIRRFGSCQAFAPEELTAWPFYASLGPEPLDMSPKLFVERLGAGSRAVKAALLDQTTLAGVGNIYADESLFRAGIRPQDKTSVLSAPRLRRLHKELQQVLTQAIRENGSSIRDYRDAGGNAGAFQNHFNVYGRAGEPCRVCGATLRGAKVGGRSTTYCPKCQPPSAV, from the coding sequence ATGCCCGAACTGCCCGAGGTGGAGACCATCGCCCGGGGATTGGACCCCGCCCTGCGGGGCCGCCGCATCCGTTCCGTGGACGTGCTCGACGCCATCAGCGCGCCCCAGGGGCCCAAGCCTTTCGCCAAGCGGCTGGCCGGACGCCGCGTCCTGGCCGTGCGCCGCAGGGCCAAGCTCCTGCTCCTGGACCTGGAGTCCGACCTCGTGCTGGCCGTGCATCTGCGCATGACCGGCGGCGTCACGGCGGACCTGGACACCGACGAGGTGCGCCGCTTCGCCCGCATCCGCTTCAACCTCGAGGACGGCGGGTTCTTCGTCTTCACCGACATCCGCCGCTTCGGCTCCTGCCAAGCCTTCGCGCCCGAGGAGCTGACCGCCTGGCCGTTCTACGCCTCCCTCGGCCCGGAGCCCCTGGACATGTCCCCGAAGCTCTTCGTCGAGCGCCTGGGCGCGGGCTCGCGTGCCGTCAAGGCCGCGCTCCTGGACCAGACCACCCTGGCCGGGGTGGGCAACATCTACGCCGACGAGTCCCTGTTCCGCGCCGGAATCCGGCCCCAGGACAAGACCTCGGTCCTCTCGGCCCCCCGGCTGCGTCGTCTCCACAAGGAACTCCAACAAGTCCTCACCCAGGCCATCCGCGAGAACGGCTCCTCCATCCGCGACTACCGCGACGCGGGCGGCAACGCCGGGGCCTTCCAGAACCACTTCAACGTCTACGGCCGCGCGGGCGAGCCTTGCCGCGTCTGCGGCGCCACCCTGCGCGGAGCCAAGGTCGGCGGCCGAAGCACCACCTACTGCCCCAAATGCCAGCCGCCTTCGGCGGTTTAG
- a CDS encoding PAS domain-containing sensor histidine kinase translates to MPGPKDSPTAEAPAFAARLLEALPLGLAVLDASGRVLYANSALRRLLRRSDDDLSGRDFVELGPGAEVALDPHPPGLAMARLKTPDGPRDVFLDVAQLPEAPDGAARVVLVRGPVERLAEERLRRGQALARVLLDAEDDAALLLDVDGTVVAVNRSGATRFNSTPEEMHGRSLAEFVPWNLFEDRLARMHDVFCLGRGLRFEDERDGRRLEHNLWPVLGRSGEVALVAAFSRDITEQHALARLREDVERIARHDIKSPLTGIVGLVRTLLRDGGLSERQRALLTAMGEAGEQVLNILNTSLDLLHMEQGDYVLSPEPVDLSELLGKVESLLDPLIRRKRLTLVWRREGRAWPGGESCPLMGEPRHLETLFTNLIKNAVEASPPDSRVSVSLEPEQECWALTIHNRGSVPEAVRDRFFEKYATADKPGGTGLGTYSARLIAKTHGGSVRMRTSDPEGTYVTVLLPRACPL, encoded by the coding sequence ATGCCCGGACCCAAGGACTCGCCCACGGCGGAGGCCCCGGCCTTCGCCGCCCGCCTGCTGGAGGCGCTGCCCCTGGGGTTGGCCGTGCTCGACGCCTCGGGCCGTGTGCTCTACGCCAATTCCGCCTTGCGCCGTTTGCTGCGGCGTTCCGATGACGATCTTTCGGGCCGCGATTTCGTGGAGCTGGGACCGGGGGCCGAGGTGGCCCTGGACCCGCATCCTCCGGGTCTGGCCATGGCCCGGCTGAAGACCCCGGACGGCCCCCGCGACGTGTTCCTGGACGTGGCCCAGTTGCCCGAGGCCCCGGACGGAGCGGCGCGGGTGGTGCTCGTGCGCGGGCCGGTGGAGCGCCTGGCCGAGGAGCGTCTGCGCCGGGGCCAGGCCCTGGCCCGGGTGCTCCTGGACGCGGAGGACGACGCGGCCCTGCTTCTGGACGTGGACGGCACGGTGGTGGCGGTCAACCGTTCGGGCGCGACGCGTTTCAACAGCACGCCCGAGGAGATGCACGGCCGCAGCCTGGCGGAGTTCGTCCCCTGGAACCTGTTCGAGGACCGGCTCGCGCGGATGCACGACGTGTTCTGTCTGGGCCGGGGTCTGCGCTTCGAGGACGAGCGCGACGGCCGCCGCCTGGAGCACAATCTCTGGCCCGTGCTGGGCCGGAGCGGCGAGGTGGCGCTGGTGGCGGCCTTTTCCCGCGACATCACCGAGCAGCACGCCCTGGCCCGGCTGCGGGAGGACGTGGAGCGCATCGCCCGCCACGACATCAAGTCCCCGCTCACGGGCATCGTGGGCCTGGTGCGCACGCTGCTGCGCGACGGCGGGTTGTCCGAGCGCCAGCGGGCCCTGCTCACGGCCATGGGCGAGGCCGGGGAGCAGGTGCTGAACATCCTGAACACCTCCCTGGATTTGCTGCACATGGAGCAGGGCGACTACGTGCTTTCGCCGGAGCCCGTGGACCTTTCGGAACTGCTGGGCAAGGTGGAGAGCCTGCTCGACCCGCTCATCCGGCGCAAGCGGCTGACCCTGGTCTGGCGGCGCGAGGGCCGGGCCTGGCCCGGCGGCGAATCCTGCCCGCTCATGGGCGAGCCCCGGCACCTGGAGACGCTTTTCACCAATCTGATCAAGAACGCGGTGGAGGCCTCGCCGCCGGACAGCCGGGTGAGCGTGAGCCTGGAGCCGGAGCAGGAGTGCTGGGCCCTGACCATCCACAACCGGGGCAGCGTGCCCGAGGCCGTGCGCGACCGCTTCTTCGAGAAGTACGCCACGGCGGACAAGCCCGGAGGCACGGGCCTGGGCACCTACTCGGCCCGGCTCATCGCCAAGACCCACGGCGGCTCGGTGCGGATGCGCACCTCGGACCCCGAGGGGACTTACGTGACCGTGCTCCTGCCCCGCGCCTGCCCGCTCTGA
- a CDS encoding FadR/GntR family transcriptional regulator — MSTVVSQDQDDPASPAGSLNARLRGLLLPDGRLPPERRLAEALGVSRFALRAALAALAGAGFLHTPPGGGAVLSPEGRDRAAEVFLEGLALGRRELVEILEVRRILEPSIAEMAARKAAPADLAQLRMLLACQRREVASGGTGRDADAAFHACLARIAGNSLLLGMVEDIAGRLAETREAFLLERETHRMAALVAHETVLAAVAAGDAPAAARAMRDHLDRMTPAFTGSWKGGEDADRQLTILSQLA, encoded by the coding sequence ATGAGCACCGTCGTTTCCCAGGACCAGGACGACCCGGCGTCCCCGGCGGGTTCCCTGAACGCGCGTCTGCGCGGCCTGCTCCTCCCGGACGGCCGCCTTCCCCCGGAACGCCGCCTAGCCGAGGCCCTGGGCGTGAGCCGCTTCGCCCTGCGGGCCGCGTTGGCGGCCCTGGCCGGGGCCGGGTTCCTGCACACCCCGCCCGGCGGCGGCGCGGTCCTCTCCCCGGAGGGGCGCGACCGGGCGGCCGAAGTCTTTCTGGAGGGCCTGGCCCTGGGACGGCGGGAGCTGGTCGAGATCCTGGAGGTGCGCCGGATTCTGGAGCCGTCCATCGCGGAGATGGCCGCGCGCAAGGCCGCCCCGGCGGACCTGGCCCAGCTGCGCATGCTCCTGGCCTGCCAGCGCCGGGAGGTGGCCTCCGGCGGCACGGGCCGCGACGCGGACGCCGCCTTCCACGCCTGCCTGGCCCGCATCGCGGGCAATTCCCTGCTCCTCGGCATGGTCGAGGACATCGCCGGACGCCTGGCCGAGACCCGCGAGGCCTTCCTCCTGGAACGCGAAACCCACCGCATGGCCGCCCTGGTGGCCCACGAAACCGTGCTGGCCGCCGTGGCCGCGGGCGACGCTCCGGCCGCCGCGCGGGCCATGCGCGACCACCTGGACCGCATGACGCCCGCCTTCACCGGGTCATGGAAAGGCGGCGAAGATGCCGACCGACAGCTGACGATCCTTTCGCAACTTGCCTGA
- a CDS encoding Fic family protein, with amino-acid sequence MRGKSLVLSAETLQFSRRHDRVRVQPVLARVQTLAGLLAELPVLPETAEALDADLRLRSILGSAALSGNALPPEQAALILDAPEPPADPAAREVHNLARVLRPLTRPRREFGVLEVAEAHLRKLHAGITEGLPYPASEPGAYRTRSIEVGDESQGGAYVPPRQVQDIRRLMERFTAWINSEPLRHEPPLLRAAICSFHLACIHPFDTGNHRAIRALHALILSAAGLRRLAWLPAIHEHRAPLESFRAFLDSLRHEMDLTAYLEQHLQGLLDQLTEIKTRLIAPLARLTAEHHLQALLDQRRVTPRQLDLLHLLQEHGRPLTLQQILATRPFGILYRGRSSHSARRDLLNLARLGLIHRSGHAFSPFGGS; translated from the coding sequence ATGCGCGGAAAATCCCTGGTGCTCAGCGCGGAAACCCTCCAGTTCTCGCGCCGCCACGACCGCGTGCGGGTCCAGCCCGTTCTGGCCCGGGTCCAGACCCTGGCCGGGCTCCTGGCCGAACTCCCCGTTCTTCCCGAAACCGCCGAAGCCCTCGACGCCGACCTCCGCCTGCGCTCCATCCTCGGCTCGGCCGCCCTCTCCGGCAACGCCCTGCCCCCGGAGCAGGCCGCCCTCATCCTCGACGCCCCCGAGCCCCCCGCCGACCCCGCCGCCCGCGAAGTCCACAACCTCGCCCGGGTGCTGCGGCCCCTCACCCGGCCCCGCCGCGAGTTCGGCGTCCTGGAGGTGGCCGAGGCCCACCTGCGCAAGCTCCACGCCGGCATCACCGAGGGCCTGCCCTACCCCGCATCCGAGCCCGGCGCGTACCGCACCCGCTCCATCGAGGTGGGCGACGAATCCCAGGGCGGCGCCTACGTCCCTCCCCGCCAGGTCCAGGACATCCGCCGCCTCATGGAACGCTTCACCGCCTGGATCAACTCAGAACCCCTGCGCCACGAGCCGCCCCTGCTCCGCGCCGCCATCTGCTCCTTCCACCTGGCCTGCATCCACCCCTTCGACACCGGCAACCACCGCGCCATCCGCGCCCTGCACGCCCTGATCCTCTCCGCCGCCGGACTGCGCCGCCTCGCCTGGCTCCCGGCCATCCACGAGCACCGCGCCCCCCTGGAGTCCTTCCGCGCCTTCCTCGACTCCCTGCGCCACGAGATGGACCTCACCGCCTACCTCGAGCAGCACCTCCAGGGCCTCCTGGACCAGCTCACCGAAATCAAGACCCGCCTCATCGCCCCCCTGGCCCGCCTCACCGCCGAGCACCACCTCCAGGCCCTCCTCGACCAGCGCCGCGTCACCCCCCGCCAGCTCGACCTCCTCCACCTCCTCCAGGAGCACGGCCGCCCCCTCACCCTCCAGCAGATCCTCGCCACCCGCCCCTTCGGCATCCTCTACCGCGGCCGCTCCTCCCACTCCGCCCGCCGCGACCTCCTCAACCTCGCCCGACTCGGCCTCATCCATCGCTCCGGCCACGCCTTCTCCCCCTTCGGGGGTTCATAG
- a CDS encoding response regulator, with amino-acid sequence MERLLLVDDAEAQRAIALLFLKGLPCEVDEAVDGAQALELFRANAYVLVLLDLEMPGMNGLDAARAMRALEAAEQRHHTPILALTAHEDEGHARQCAQAGFDGILVKPLRRPDLRELVSSRLPVF; translated from the coding sequence ATGGAACGCCTTCTTCTCGTGGACGACGCCGAGGCCCAGCGGGCCATCGCCCTGCTTTTTCTCAAGGGACTGCCCTGCGAGGTGGACGAGGCCGTCGACGGGGCCCAGGCCCTGGAACTGTTCCGGGCCAACGCCTACGTCCTGGTTCTCCTGGACCTGGAGATGCCCGGGATGAACGGCCTGGACGCGGCCCGGGCCATGCGCGCCCTGGAGGCCGCCGAGCAGCGCCACCACACCCCCATCCTGGCCCTCACGGCCCACGAGGACGAGGGGCACGCCCGGCAGTGCGCCCAGGCGGGTTTCGACGGGATTCTGGTCAAGCCCCTGCGCCGTCCCGATTTGCGCGAACTCGTGTCCAGCCGCCTGCCCGTGTTCTGA
- a CDS encoding RNA recognition motif domain-containing protein, protein MKSIYVGNLPFSATEDQTRDLFARYGEVSSVKFIMDRETGRFRGFGFVEMEDNAADEAIRSLNGADFGGRTLKVNEAKPREERRPRW, encoded by the coding sequence ATGAAGTCTATTTACGTCGGGAACCTTCCCTTCAGCGCCACCGAGGACCAGACCCGCGACCTGTTCGCCCGTTACGGCGAAGTGTCTTCCGTCAAATTCATCATGGATCGCGAGACCGGCCGTTTCCGCGGCTTCGGTTTCGTGGAGATGGAGGACAACGCGGCTGACGAGGCCATCCGCAGCCTGAACGGCGCCGATTTCGGCGGCCGCACCCTCAAGGTCAATGAGGCCAAGCCCCGCGAGGAGCGTCGCCCCCGCTGGTAG
- a CDS encoding alpha/beta fold hydrolase, with translation MRRSVPLLLVALLLLSGCAPGRRAPAALENRADWRELSVDRPLPARAWLRGRADVLWIYVEGDGNAYSMRTRPSLDPTPHTPAALILALKDDSPAVAYAGRPCQYGPDEPCVAADWTTGRFSERVLAAENGLVDRLKTAAGARKVVLVGFSGGGAVAALLAARRSDVAGLVTVCGVLDHELWTRLHGVTPLSGSLNPADAAPRLGGVPQVHFSGGEDRIAPPELAASFARRLPPDAPCTLITVPGLAHDPHGCPPIRGFSERLNDEFLPAFP, from the coding sequence ATGCGCCGCTCCGTTCCCTTGTTGTTGGTCGCGCTCCTGTTGTTGTCCGGCTGCGCTCCGGGCCGCCGGGCTCCAGCGGCCCTGGAGAACCGGGCGGACTGGCGGGAGCTGTCCGTGGACCGGCCCCTGCCCGCGCGGGCCTGGCTGCGCGGCCGGGCGGACGTGCTTTGGATCTACGTCGAGGGCGACGGCAACGCCTATTCCATGCGGACCCGGCCGTCCCTGGACCCCACGCCGCACACGCCCGCGGCCCTGATCCTGGCCCTGAAGGACGACTCCCCGGCCGTGGCCTACGCCGGGCGGCCCTGCCAGTACGGCCCCGACGAGCCCTGCGTCGCCGCGGACTGGACCACGGGCCGGTTCTCGGAACGGGTGCTGGCCGCCGAGAACGGACTGGTGGACCGGCTCAAGACGGCGGCCGGAGCCCGGAAGGTGGTGCTGGTGGGCTTTTCCGGCGGCGGGGCCGTGGCGGCGCTGCTGGCCGCGCGGCGATCGGACGTGGCCGGGCTGGTCACGGTCTGCGGCGTCCTGGACCACGAACTCTGGACCCGGCTGCACGGCGTGACCCCCCTCTCGGGCTCATTGAACCCGGCGGACGCGGCTCCGCGCCTGGGCGGCGTGCCCCAGGTCCACTTCTCCGGCGGCGAGGACCGGATCGCGCCGCCGGAACTGGCGGCCTCCTTCGCCCGCCGTCTCCCTCCCGACGCGCCGTGCACCCTGATCACGGTCCCGGGGCTCGCCCACGATCCCCACGGTTGCCCCCCCATTCGGGGGTTCTCGGAAAGGCTGAACGACGAGTTCCTCCCGGCCTTTCCATGA
- a CDS encoding ATP-binding protein: MKSALYPFRARLPLLLAMLAAVLILGAPPARAERRPLVRAALSGLPPGAFLDERGLPRGLAVDVLSEVARAEGWDLEWVPCSGQECVGLMRQERVDVLPYIAQTGERAEFLDFSRRKYLRTWGAVYTRPGEKPASLMDLAGRTVALTRGSRTAQGFLELIEEYGLSVTPHWVDTQPLVLEAVARGEAGAGVVCRLYGEYAAPGYGVAAASITFMPTFKAAAVLKGRNAWIIKGFDRQMDRLVLDRGSVLHASLERWLNRDQGHPLPEWFGMGLILGLAVVAAALILATLFGLRAGRQRRDLLTVEARERDMRQEVEDRRKTEAALLRNRQRFALAARAGKVGVWERDFVLDQTYVDPVFKEMLGYEPEEVPDDLGRIAELMRAADREGAREHFERFIRSGRAEFEVETQLTHRDGDYRWVEVRGTCVRDADGRPLKVIGAVVDITERKRLEMALIRAKEEAEAASMAKGEFLANMSHEIRTPLNGVMGMLQLLQRTPLDGKQRKYVDTALNSGQNLLSVISDILDLSKIEAGKVEIAHERFNLPELLDSVLDIFRPQALEKGLTLTWTAEGDIPREAAGDPGRLRQVLFNLVGNAIKFTEAGFVHVLAARKPGLEPEGRVRLDFEVADTGVGIPVHMLEKIFDSFTQADGSFSRKYQGTGLGLGIVKRLVGLMGGEVRIESEPGRGTKVILHILAHAAVEGDAPPAPPARSGSPLGKPQGLRILLAEDNKINQLAAMSFLEEAGHSVTLAENGRQVLDLLAHGTYDCVLMDIQMPEMSGLEATRRIREGEAPKARDIPIVAMTAHAMKGDRERFLAAGMNGYIAKPVSLEEFDAVLGAILAPADQA, from the coding sequence ATGAAATCCGCCCTGTATCCGTTCCGGGCGCGGCTTCCGCTCCTGCTCGCCATGCTGGCGGCCGTCCTGATCCTGGGCGCGCCCCCGGCCCGCGCCGAGCGCCGCCCGCTGGTGCGCGCGGCCCTTTCCGGCCTGCCGCCCGGGGCCTTCCTGGACGAGAGGGGCCTGCCCCGGGGTCTGGCCGTGGACGTGCTGAGCGAGGTGGCCCGGGCCGAGGGCTGGGATCTGGAGTGGGTGCCCTGCTCCGGTCAGGAATGCGTCGGCCTCATGCGCCAGGAGCGCGTGGACGTCCTGCCCTACATCGCCCAGACCGGGGAGCGGGCGGAATTTCTCGACTTCAGCCGCCGCAAGTACCTGCGCACCTGGGGGGCGGTCTACACCCGCCCCGGTGAAAAGCCCGCGAGTCTCATGGACCTGGCCGGGCGCACCGTGGCCCTGACGCGCGGTTCGCGCACCGCCCAGGGATTCCTGGAGCTCATCGAGGAATACGGGCTCTCCGTGACCCCCCACTGGGTGGACACCCAACCCCTGGTGCTGGAGGCCGTGGCCCGGGGCGAGGCCGGAGCCGGAGTGGTCTGCCGCCTCTACGGCGAGTATGCGGCCCCGGGCTACGGCGTGGCGGCCGCCTCGATCACCTTCATGCCCACCTTCAAGGCCGCGGCCGTGCTCAAGGGCCGGAACGCCTGGATCATCAAGGGCTTCGATCGCCAGATGGACCGTCTGGTCCTGGACCGGGGCTCGGTGCTGCACGCCTCCCTGGAACGTTGGCTGAACCGCGACCAGGGGCACCCCCTGCCCGAGTGGTTCGGCATGGGCTTGATCCTGGGGCTGGCCGTGGTGGCCGCGGCCCTCATCCTGGCCACGCTCTTCGGCCTGCGCGCCGGACGCCAGCGCCGCGACCTGCTCACCGTGGAGGCCCGCGAGCGCGACATGCGCCAGGAGGTGGAGGACCGCCGCAAGACCGAGGCCGCCCTGCTGCGCAACCGCCAGCGCTTCGCCCTGGCCGCCCGGGCGGGCAAGGTCGGCGTCTGGGAGCGCGATTTCGTCCTGGACCAGACCTACGTGGACCCGGTGTTCAAGGAGATGCTCGGCTACGAGCCCGAGGAGGTGCCCGACGACCTGGGCCGCATCGCGGAACTCATGCGCGCCGCGGATCGCGAGGGCGCGCGCGAGCACTTCGAGCGCTTCATCAGGAGCGGCCGGGCCGAGTTCGAGGTGGAGACCCAGCTCACCCACCGCGACGGCGACTACCGTTGGGTCGAGGTGCGCGGCACCTGCGTGCGCGACGCCGACGGCCGCCCGTTGAAGGTCATCGGCGCGGTGGTGGACATCACCGAGCGCAAGCGGCTGGAGATGGCCCTCATCCGGGCCAAGGAGGAGGCCGAGGCCGCCAGCATGGCCAAGGGCGAGTTCCTGGCCAACATGAGCCACGAGATCCGCACCCCGCTCAACGGCGTCATGGGCATGCTCCAGCTCCTCCAGCGCACGCCCCTGGACGGCAAGCAGCGCAAGTACGTGGACACCGCCCTCAACTCCGGCCAGAACCTCCTGTCGGTCATCAGCGACATCCTCGACCTCTCCAAGATCGAGGCGGGCAAGGTGGAGATCGCCCACGAACGCTTCAACCTGCCCGAGCTGCTGGACTCCGTGCTGGACATCTTCCGGCCCCAGGCCCTGGAGAAGGGCCTGACCCTGACCTGGACCGCCGAGGGCGACATCCCGCGGGAGGCCGCGGGCGACCCGGGCCGCCTGCGCCAGGTGCTCTTCAACCTCGTGGGCAACGCCATCAAGTTCACCGAGGCCGGATTCGTGCATGTCCTGGCCGCCCGCAAGCCGGGCCTCGAGCCCGAGGGCCGCGTGCGCCTGGACTTCGAGGTCGCGGACACCGGCGTGGGCATCCCGGTCCACATGCTGGAGAAGATTTTCGACTCCTTCACCCAGGCCGACGGCTCCTTCTCGCGCAAGTACCAGGGCACGGGCCTGGGCCTGGGCATCGTCAAGCGCCTCGTGGGGCTCATGGGCGGCGAGGTGCGCATCGAGTCCGAGCCCGGCCGGGGCACCAAGGTCATCCTGCACATCCTGGCCCACGCCGCCGTCGAGGGCGACGCGCCGCCCGCGCCCCCGGCCCGCTCCGGCTCCCCCCTGGGCAAGCCCCAGGGCCTGCGCATCCTCCTGGCCGAGGACAACAAGATCAACCAGCTCGCGGCCATGAGCTTCCTGGAGGAGGCCGGGCACTCCGTGACCCTGGCCGAGAACGGGCGTCAGGTCCTGGACCTCCTGGCGCACGGAACCTACGACTGCGTGCTCATGGACATCCAGATGCCCGAGATGAGCGGCCTGGAGGCCACCCGCCGCATCCGCGAGGGCGAGGCCCCCAAGGCCCGCGACATTCCCATCGTGGCCATGACCGCCCACGCCATGAAGGGCGACCGCGAACGCTTCCTGGCCGCCGGGATGAACGGCTACATCGCCAAGCCCGTGAGCCTGGAGGAGTTCGACGCCGTGCTCGGCGCCATCCTGGCGCCCGCGGATCAGGCATAG